The following proteins are co-located in the Neisseria sp. Marseille-Q6792 genome:
- the dld gene encoding D-lactate dehydrogenase produces the protein MNASQLISSLTQTVGEKYIITDPAKTEQYRQGYRFGEGKALAVVRPGSILEMWKILQACVEADVIVITQAANTGLTGGSTPDGNDYDRDIVIVNTMRMNIIQTINNNEQVVCLPGSTLNQLELLLKPLGREPHSVIGSSCIGASVLGGVCNNSGGALVQRGPAYTEMALFAQINEEGKLELVNHLGIDLGDTPEEILTNLQGHHYQNKDIKQDAGKGHDHAYCKHVRQVDEPTAARFNADPARHYEASGCAGKLMVFAVRLDTFPQEKQTAVFYIGTNDINELTDIRRAALGEFESLPVSGEYIHRHAFDIADVYGKDTFYVIKKFGTHQLPKLFDLKARVDRFGKKVSFLPKHFSDKAMQFVSKFLPDHLPKSMRDYRDKYEHHLILKMGGKGVDEARAFLKEYFAHHGGAFFECNAEETQAAMLHRFAVASAAIRYRAVHDNEVEDLVALDIALRRDDRDWFEKLPPEIDNKIIHKLYYGHFMCHVFHQDYIIKKGNDCMALEHEMLHLLDQRGAQYPAEHNVGHLYEAKPALKQFYRKLDPTNSFNPGIGKTSKKKNWAE, from the coding sequence GTGAACGCCTCGCAATTAATCAGCAGCCTGACCCAAACCGTCGGCGAAAAATACATCATCACCGACCCCGCGAAAACCGAACAATACCGCCAAGGCTACCGCTTCGGCGAGGGTAAGGCGTTGGCGGTGGTTCGCCCCGGAAGCATTCTGGAAATGTGGAAAATTTTGCAGGCGTGCGTCGAAGCGGACGTGATTGTGATTACGCAGGCGGCGAATACCGGCCTGACGGGCGGCTCGACCCCCGACGGCAACGATTACGACCGCGACATCGTGATTGTGAACACCATGCGGATGAACATCATCCAAACCATCAACAACAACGAACAAGTCGTCTGTCTGCCTGGCTCGACCCTGAACCAGCTTGAATTGCTGCTGAAACCTTTGGGGCGCGAACCGCATTCGGTCATCGGCTCATCCTGTATCGGTGCGTCCGTTTTAGGCGGCGTGTGCAACAACTCCGGCGGCGCATTGGTGCAGCGCGGCCCGGCCTACACAGAAATGGCGCTGTTTGCCCAAATCAACGAAGAGGGCAAGCTGGAGCTGGTCAACCATTTGGGCATAGATTTGGGCGACACGCCTGAAGAAATCCTGACCAACCTGCAAGGTCATCATTATCAAAACAAAGACATCAAACAAGATGCGGGCAAAGGACACGACCACGCCTATTGCAAACACGTCCGTCAAGTGGACGAGCCGACTGCCGCGCGTTTCAATGCCGACCCGGCCCGTCATTACGAAGCGTCCGGTTGCGCGGGCAAACTGATGGTTTTCGCCGTCCGTTTGGACACCTTCCCGCAAGAAAAACAAACCGCCGTGTTCTACATCGGCACGAATGACATCAACGAACTGACCGACATCCGCCGTGCCGCCTTGGGTGAGTTTGAAAGCCTGCCCGTTTCCGGCGAATACATCCATCGCCACGCTTTTGACATTGCCGACGTGTACGGCAAAGACACGTTTTACGTCATCAAAAAATTCGGTACGCACCAACTGCCGAAATTATTTGATTTGAAGGCGCGTGTGGATCGATTCGGCAAAAAAGTCAGCTTCCTGCCCAAGCATTTTTCCGACAAGGCCATGCAGTTCGTCAGCAAATTCCTGCCCGACCACCTGCCCAAATCCATGCGCGATTACCGCGACAAATACGAACACCACCTGATTCTGAAAATGGGCGGAAAAGGCGTAGATGAGGCGCGTGCGTTCTTAAAAGAATATTTTGCACACCACGGCGGCGCGTTTTTCGAGTGCAACGCCGAAGAAACCCAAGCCGCGATGCTGCACCGTTTCGCCGTCGCCTCCGCCGCCATCCGCTACCGTGCCGTACACGACAACGAAGTGGAGGACTTGGTCGCGCTGGATATCGCCCTGCGCCGCGACGACCGCGACTGGTTTGAAAAACTGCCGCCCGAAATCGACAATAAAATCATCCACAAGCTCTACTACGGACATTTCATGTGCCACGTTTTCCATCAGGATTACATCATCAAAAAAGGCAACGACTGCATGGCATTGGAACACGAAATGCTGCATCTCTTAGACCAACGCGGCGCGCAATATCCCGCCGAACACAACGTCGGCCATTTGTATGAAGCCAAACCCGCGCTCAAACAGTTTTACCGCAAACTTGACCCGACCAACAGCTTCAACCCGGGCATAGGCAAAACCAGCAAAAAGAAAAACTGGGCGGAATAA
- a CDS encoding DUF2628 domain-containing protein has protein sequence MKPYKIYTHPALPPQAVKQGWSWPGLLFGTLWACFKRMWGLGLGLTGAIFVLAVFAQLVYGDTPATDSAFNVLGLAVSVWFGAKGNSLYARHLLSRGYTELPETVEAANPQAALAQYFGRGGR, from the coding sequence ATGAAACCATACAAAATCTACACCCATCCCGCCCTGCCGCCCCAAGCCGTCAAACAAGGCTGGTCGTGGCCGGGACTTTTGTTCGGCACGCTGTGGGCGTGTTTCAAAAGAATGTGGGGTTTGGGGCTGGGGCTGACGGGCGCGATATTCGTGCTGGCGGTGTTTGCCCAACTGGTTTACGGCGACACGCCCGCCACAGACTCGGCGTTTAACGTATTGGGCTTGGCGGTTTCCGTCTGGTTCGGCGCAAAGGGCAACAGCCTTTATGCCCGCCACCTTTTATCGCGCGGCTATACCGAATTGCCCGAAACAGTCGAGGCAGCCAATCCCCAAGCCGCATTGGCGCAATATTTCGGGCGCGGGGGCAGGTAG
- a CDS encoding carboxymuconolactone decarboxylase family protein, translating to MARLTVHTLETAPEAAKPRVEAVLQNNGFIPNLIGVLANAPEALAFYQEVGKLNAANSLTAGEVEVIQIIAARTNECGFCVAGHTKLATLKKLLSEQSLKAARDLDAGAFDDAKLGALAAFTQAVMAKKGAVSDDELKAFSDAGYNQQQAVEVVMGVALATLCNYVNNLGQTEINPELQAYA from the coding sequence ATGGCACGTTTAACCGTACACACCCTCGAAACCGCCCCCGAAGCCGCCAAACCGCGCGTCGAGGCGGTACTTCAAAACAACGGCTTTATCCCCAACCTTATCGGCGTATTGGCAAATGCCCCCGAAGCCTTGGCGTTTTACCAAGAAGTCGGCAAGCTCAACGCCGCCAACAGCCTGACCGCCGGTGAAGTCGAAGTGATCCAGATCATCGCCGCACGCACCAACGAATGCGGCTTCTGCGTGGCAGGGCACACCAAACTCGCAACCCTGAAAAAACTCCTTTCCGAACAATCCCTCAAAGCCGCGCGCGATTTGGATGCAGGCGCGTTTGACGATGCCAAACTCGGTGCGCTTGCCGCCTTTACCCAAGCTGTAATGGCGAAAAAAGGCGCGGTATCCGATGACGAACTCAAAGCATTTTCCGATGCGGGCTACAACCAGCAGCAGGCAGTCGAAGTCGTGATGGGCGTAGCCTTGGCAACCCTGTGCAACTACGTCAACAACCTCGGACAAACCGAAATCAACCCCGAATTGCAGGCTTACGCCTGA
- a CDS encoding acyl-CoA dehydrogenase family protein: MNAQTLIANVAELVKTKLKPIVDDIDRKGYYPEAFMRELGAIGGFGAVGTEAEGGNGLGLATQIAVLRKIGKECGATSFSAWCQAACAWYLHQTPNRAVKDKYLADILQGKVLAGTGMSNTVKHLAGIEKHNLQAERVDGGYTVNGALPWVSNIGEDHIWANTAQIGDGYVMFITGGQWEGVSLQNCPEFCALEGTRTFSLNFKDVFIPDEDIIATPEQFVDYIQSIKAGFILLQIGIGAGVIDGSLGIIRLANVVNAEVNSYLDDGYDSLKARLDGAWAETERLADLAWSGTPDNLATLKLREAAAVLALAAAQSAALHSGAKGYLMRSPAQRRVREAMFVAIVTPAIKHLRKEIAAIEAAK, from the coding sequence ATGAACGCCCAAACCCTGATTGCCAACGTTGCCGAACTCGTCAAAACCAAGCTCAAACCCATAGTGGACGACATCGACCGCAAAGGATACTACCCCGAAGCATTTATGCGCGAACTCGGCGCAATCGGCGGATTCGGCGCAGTCGGCACGGAAGCCGAAGGCGGCAACGGCTTGGGTTTGGCAACGCAAATCGCCGTTTTGCGCAAAATCGGCAAAGAATGCGGCGCAACCTCGTTCAGCGCGTGGTGTCAGGCGGCTTGCGCGTGGTATCTGCACCAAACGCCCAACCGGGCCGTCAAAGACAAATACCTCGCCGACATCCTGCAAGGCAAAGTATTGGCGGGTACCGGAATGTCCAATACCGTCAAACACCTTGCCGGCATCGAAAAACACAACCTCCAAGCCGAACGCGTGGACGGCGGCTACACAGTCAACGGCGCGCTGCCGTGGGTGTCCAACATCGGCGAAGACCACATCTGGGCGAATACCGCCCAAATCGGCGACGGTTACGTTATGTTTATCACCGGCGGACAATGGGAAGGCGTAAGCCTGCAAAACTGCCCCGAATTTTGCGCCCTCGAAGGCACGCGCACCTTCAGCCTGAACTTCAAAGACGTATTTATCCCCGACGAAGACATCATCGCCACACCCGAACAGTTTGTCGACTATATCCAAAGCATCAAAGCAGGCTTTATCCTTCTACAAATCGGCATCGGTGCAGGCGTGATTGACGGCAGCCTCGGCATCATACGCCTCGCCAACGTCGTCAACGCCGAAGTCAACAGCTATCTCGACGACGGCTACGACAGCCTCAAAGCAAGGTTGGACGGCGCGTGGGCAGAAACCGAACGGCTAGCCGACTTGGCTTGGAGCGGCACGCCCGACAACCTTGCCACCCTCAAGCTGCGCGAAGCCGCCGCCGTACTGGCACTTGCCGCCGCCCAATCCGCCGCCCTGCATTCCGGCGCAAAAGGCTACCTGATGCGGAGTCCCGCCCAAAGGCGCGTCCGCGAAGCGATGTTTGTCGCCATCGTAACCCCCGCGATCAAACACCTACGCAAAGAAATAGCGGCAATCGAAGCCGCAAAATAA
- a CDS encoding rubredoxin — protein MAQYMCGPCGWIYDEELGDPEHGIAPGTKFEDIPDDWKCPECGVGKEDFYLLDFVI, from the coding sequence ATGGCGCAATATATGTGCGGCCCCTGCGGCTGGATTTACGATGAAGAACTCGGCGACCCCGAACACGGCATCGCCCCCGGGACAAAGTTTGAAGACATCCCCGACGACTGGAAATGCCCCGAATGCGGCGTGGGCAAAGAAGATTTCTACCTGTTGGATTTCGTGATATAG